The nucleotide sequence GAAGCTGATGTCCATGTCATTACGGTGAATTCTAATATTGTGGACAATCTTATTAAAAGTGTGAATAAGGCGGGGTACAATGTAAAGGGTTTGTGTTTTGAACCTAAAATTGTTTCTAATGTAGTTTTAAGTAAACACGAGAGAGAAAGCGGATGTGCTCTTGTGGATGTAGGTACAGAAAATATAAATATAGCTATAATTAAAAATGATAATATAGTGTATATTGATAATGTACCATTAGGTGGAGATAGTATAACGCATGATATAGCTCTTGGATTAAAGATACCTTTTGAAGATGCTGAAAATTTAAAGAGAAACTATGCGAATATTGATGCTTCTATTAATAATGGTGAAAAAATTAACATTAAATTACCTGATAATCAAAACTTAAAAGTTGATTATAATTTCTTTAAATTAATTGTACAATCTAGAATTGAAGAATTATATGAGCTTATAAGGAAGAAATTAATAAGTAAGAGTTATTATAATGAAATAACAAATGTGGTAGTTGTAGGTGGTGGTATTGCTTTAGTAAAAGGCTCAATAAGTGTTGGTAGAAGAATATTAGATAAAAATGTAAGAGTAGGTTCTCCGAATTTTGTGGGAGCATCCAATCCTATATATGCTTCAGCGGTTGGAATTGTTAGTGATATAGGGTATAATATGAAAAGTAGTAGTTTTAGTTATGATGATGAAAGTTCTAAAAATGAAAACAAAGATTCAAGGAATAAAAATATTAAGAGAGATGAAGAAGAGACAAATATCTTTTCTAAGGTAAAGGAGTTTATTACAGATCTCTTTTAATGAGGGAGGTAGTATTGTGCTTGATTTTGATGTTGATGTTCAACAGTTTGCTCAAATAAAAGTAATTGGATGTGGCGGCGGAGGTAATAATGCTGTTAACAGAATGATTTTGGAAGGTCTTAAGAATGTGGAATTTATTGCCATAAACACTGATAAGCAGGCATTGGCTCTTTCGCAAGCATCACAGAAGATACAAATAGGTGATAAGCTTACTAAAGGGTTAGGAGCAGGAGCTAATCCTGAAATAGGTCAAAAGGCTGCTGAAGAAAGTAAGGATGAAATATCTCAGGCTATAAAAGGTGCTGATATGGTATTTATAACTGCTGGTATGGGTGGTGGAACTGGAACTGGTGCAGCACCTGTCGTTGCAGAAATAGCTAAATCCATGGGAATATTAACAGTTGGAGTTGTTACAAAGCCTTTCCCTTTTGAAGGAAGAAAGAGAATGCTCCATGCTGAGTCAGGAATTAAAACACTAAAAGAAAGAGTTGATACTTTAGTTACAATTCCAAATGAAAGATTGCTTGCTATTGTAGATAAAAAGACAACTTTAGTAGAAGCCTTTAAATCAGCAGATGATGTTTTAAGACAAGGTGTTCAAGGTATATCAGATTTGATAACTATTCCTGGTCTTGTAAACCTTGATTTTGCAGATGTAAGAACTGTTATGATAAACAAAGGACTTGCACATATGGGTACTGGAAGAGGTGCAGGGGACACAAGAGCTAGTGATGCTGCTAAACAGGCAATATCTAGTCCTCTTTTGGAAACATCTATAGTTGGTGCTACAGGTGTACTTTTAAACGTAACAGGAGGAGAAGACTTAGGACTTCTTGAAATAAATG is from Clostridium acetobutylicum ATCC 824 and encodes:
- the ftsA gene encoding cell division protein FtsA — encoded protein: MNNYIIGIDVGSSKICIALGKLTKKGEVQIIGVTSSKCEGVKKSIVVNIDSTAESIKNCMAKLKKMVEFDLDDVYVALHGSISELIHNKGVVAVSSDDRAITSSDVKRVIESTRFISVASDREIIGVEPQQFIVDGYDNIKDPVGMSGTKLEADVHVITVNSNIVDNLIKSVNKAGYNVKGLCFEPKIVSNVVLSKHERESGCALVDVGTENINIAIIKNDNIVYIDNVPLGGDSITHDIALGLKIPFEDAENLKRNYANIDASINNGEKINIKLPDNQNLKVDYNFFKLIVQSRIEELYELIRKKLISKSYYNEITNVVVVGGGIALVKGSISVGRRILDKNVRVGSPNFVGASNPIYASAVGIVSDIGYNMKSSSFSYDDESSKNENKDSRNKNIKRDEEETNIFSKVKEFITDLF
- the ftsZ gene encoding cell division protein FtsZ — encoded protein: MLDFDVDVQQFAQIKVIGCGGGGNNAVNRMILEGLKNVEFIAINTDKQALALSQASQKIQIGDKLTKGLGAGANPEIGQKAAEESKDEISQAIKGADMVFITAGMGGGTGTGAAPVVAEIAKSMGILTVGVVTKPFPFEGRKRMLHAESGIKTLKERVDTLVTIPNERLLAIVDKKTTLVEAFKSADDVLRQGVQGISDLITIPGLVNLDFADVRTVMINKGLAHMGTGRGAGDTRASDAAKQAISSPLLETSIVGATGVLLNVTGGEDLGLLEINEAARVVQEAADPDANIIFGAVIDENLKDEIRITVIATGFESEGENGEIIRREVRPEVSEPKSEQEAASALDNTGSFDAPEKDLNIPAFLRRQNKNKY